In the genome of bacterium, the window TTGACCATGCCGGACCCCTGCCATTGGCATCTACTGCAAACGGCGTGGTGGGCAGATTGCCGCCGTAAATCGAAGAACATCCGGTCGCATTAGCAATCACGGCTCGGTCGCCGTAGAGTTGAGTCAAGAGTTTGTAATACGGGGTTTCACCGCAACCGGCACACGCACCGCTGAACTCAAACAACGGACGCAGGAATTGGCTTCCTTTGACTGTTGTAATCTTGGCATCTTTGCGGTCGACTTCCGGTAATGTGAGGAAGAAATTCCAGTTTTCGCGTTCGGCATCACGCAACGGCAGTTGATCCGCCATATTGATCGCCTTGAGCGCGGTATTGGATTTGTTCTTTGCGGGGCAATAGCTGACGCATAGCGCACAGCCGGTACAATCTTCGACAGCGACTTGCAGCGAATACATCATACCCTTGTATTCGGTTCCTTTGAACGGTACAGCCTTGAAAGTTGCTGGTGCATCCTTCATCAATTCCGCCGGGAAGACCTTCTGGCGAATGGTGGCGTGGGGACACGCAATCACGCACTTACCGCACTGGATACAGGTATCGGTATCCCATACCGGGACTTCCAACGCGATATTCCGCTTCTCGTACTGAGCAGTAGAAAGCTCAAATGTACCATCAATGGGCATTTGCGAGACTTTTACTTCGTCGCCGCGCGCGAGAATCATCAGCGATGTGACTTCTTCGACATACTTCGGCGCACCGGGAGCAACCGCGGCACGGGCTGTGATTGAAGATGTCACAGTTGCGGGTAGAGGAACTTCAAAGAGATTCGCGAGAGTACTATCGACCGCGGCAAAGTTCATTTGAACAATTTTATCACCACGGGCAGCCCACGTCTTCTTGATGGAATCCTTGATGCGTTGAATCGCTTCGTCGCGGGGCAGAATACCGGAAATCGCAAAGAAACAGGTCTGCATAATCGTATTAATACGACCGCCAAGACCGGCTTCCTTCGCCACTTTGTAGCCATCGATAATGTAGAACTTGACTTGCTTCTTGATCATCGATTCCTGCACCGAACGCGGCAGGGTATCCCAAACTTTATCGGCAGCGACTTGAGTGTTGAGTAGGAAGACTGCACCGGGTTTCGCATACTTGAGGATATCATAAGTCTCAAGGAATACGGTCTGGTGGCAGCCGAGGAAATTCGCCTGACTGATTAGATAAGTGCTGCGAATTTTGTTCGGACCGAAGCGCAAGTGACTCGTAGTAATCGAGCCGGATTTCTTCGAGTCGTATACGAAGTAACCCTGTGCCGAATTTTCGGTTTCTTCGCCGATAATCTTGATCGAATTCTTATTGGCGGAAACCGTACCGTCGGCACCAAGTCCAAAGAATACGCCTTTGATTACTTCATCGCCATCGGTGGAGAAATTGTCATCCCACGTCAGCGAGGTCATCGACACGTCGTCGATAATACCAATAGTGAAATGGTTCTTCGGTTTTGCGGACATCGCATTATCGAATACCGATTTCACCATCGCCGGGGTGAATTCTTTTGAGGCGAGACCGTATCGTCCACCAACGACTTTGATCGGATTCTGGAAAGTTGCCCAACCTTCGTTGGCGTTTTCCGCTAAGGCAGTGAGAATGTCTTGGTACAACGGTTCGCCGGCTCCGCCCGGTTCCTTGGTACGATCAAGCGCAGTAATCACTTTCACGCTCTTCGGTAATGCCTTGATCATATCTTCGGATGAGAAGGGTCGATAAAGCCGAACTTTCAATACACCGACTTTTTCACCCTTGGACGTTAGATATTCGACGGTCTCATGCACCGTTTCGCAACCGCTTGCCATCAAAACGATGACGGTTTCGGCATTGGGATCACCGACGTATTCAAAAAGTCTGTACTGGCGTCCGGTCAACTTTGCGAAGTCGTCCATGACATCCTGTACGATTTTCGGGCATACATCGTAAAACGGATTTACTGTTTCCCGGCCTTGGAAGTAGACGTCTGGATTTTGGGCAGAACCGCGCAGTACCGGTTTATCCGGGGTGAGCGCGCGTTCGCGATGGGCACGGATGAGTTGCGGCTCCATCATCTTGAGCATGATTTCGTCGGGAATCACTTCGATCTTGTTCACTTCGTGACTGGTTCGGAACCCATCGAAGAAGTGGATGAAGGGAATGCGTGATTTGAGCGTCGCGACTTGCGAGATTAGTGCAAAGTCCATGACTTCCTGTACGGAAGCGGAACCGAGCATACCCCAACCGGTTGTCCGGCAAGCGTTGATGTCGCTATGGTCACCAAAAATCGACAACGCTTGCGCGGCAATCGCGCGGGCGCTGACATGGAAAACCGTCGAAGTTAATTCACCGGCGATTTTAAACATGTTCGGGATCATTAGCAACAGACCTTGGCTGGCGGTAAAGGTGGTCGCCAATGCGCCGGTCTGTAATGCGCCGTGGATAGCACCGGAGGCTCCGCCTTCCGACTGCATTTCGACGACGGAGGGGATGGTTCCCCAGATATTGGTCTTTCCATAGGCTGCCCATTGATCCGCCCATTCACCCATATTGGAGGATGGGGTAATCGGGTAAATCGAGCATACCTCATTCGTACGGAATGCGACGTAGGCTGCCGCTTCATTTCCGTCAATGGTGATGTACTTCTTTGGCATTTCGATATTGCTCCTCGGTTGGCTGCGCGATGGTATTCGTTCGATGTTCCGGGTAACAGCGTTCCCGATTCCTTGACTAGTTGATCCTATCGCGTTGCGGTGATCGGTCTAAGCTCCTGCTTCGATATCTGTGGTCTTCGGACGACCCGGCCGGTCGTCCTTGGAGGTACAAAAAAGAATATTGGTTGAACTTGTTCAACCGTTGTTAAGTTCGGTGTTGTCTGTGCGACTCGATAGAGTTGTGTATCGGTCGTACTGGGATTGCTTCGGCGCAAAGCGCTCTCGCAATGACAACTACAATTCGCGGCGACCTTTCAGGGAATAGGAAAGGGTCTCTTCGTCGGCCAATCGTAAATCGGAACCGATCGGTAAACCGAATCCAATCCGTGTTACTTTGATATTGAGCGGTGCGACTAACCGGGCTAAATACATGGCAGTCGCATCCCCTTCCGCTGTCGGATTCATTGCCGCTATGATTTCCAAAAACTTGCCTTGCTCGATCCGATGCATTAACGCGCGAAAACTGAGTTGCTCGGGACCGATGTCATCCAGTGGGGATAACGCTCCCCCCAGTACGTGGTACAACCCGCGAAATCCGCTTTGCTCAACCGCCATCAGGTCTGCCGGGGTTTCGATTACGCACAGCAGAGAACTGTCCCGCTGTAACGAATCGCAGATCGGACAAGGGTCACGCTCGGTCCAATTGCCGCAAATCGAACAGAAACCGATTTTTCGTTTGACGTTGCGAATCGCTTCCGCTAATGCTTCCACGTCATCGATCGGGGTTTCCAGTAAATGCACTGCCATCCGCAACGCCGCTTTTTTACCGATCCCCGGTAACTTCGACAGGCGCTTAACAACTTCTTCGAGCGCGGGTGATTTCAGATTCGGCGGCATCGGTTTTGGCTTTACTTCAATCCGTGAGGTGATAAGGCAATAGATGTATTTCTTATCAAACGAAACGAACCGGGGTCAATCCGGATGGCAATGGGCTATGTTCCAGACGCTAAATATAATGAAAAACAGGGGGAAAAGCGAACAAAAAGCATATACCACGATTTGGCTATCGGATTATGTTATTATACTTTTGATAAACAATAAGTTTCGATAATTGCACAAATAGTCATTCTTACTAACTCTAATCAATATGATTCTTCGAACAGAACAATTTTATTATAGTTGTTGAATGATAGAAAGTTGCTCTTCTCCGGCTGCCACAATTTGACAATGAGATTCGGTACGACTAATTTTGTCAGCACGTTTGGAAGAAAACATCTTACTGATTTTTAAACAATTCGGAGATGCGATAATGGAGAACGGATCAACTTTCCGGAATTTATTCGAATCATTTGAAGAAATCGTCGTGGTTAGCACGCCTGATGGCAAGGTGCTGTATGCCAACAATGCCATAGAACGAGTGTTAGGTTACACCGTTGAAGACCTTCAACAAATGCACCTTTTGGAACTCAATCCGGAAAACCATCGAGCAGAGGCGGAGGAGATTTTTGCGAGTATGGTTCGCGGTGAGCGCGATGTTTGTCCTTTACCTGTCGTTGCAAAATCCGGTAAGATTGTTCCGGTCGAAACTCGAGTTTGGTTTGGTAAGTGGGACGATAAAGATGCGATTTTTGGGATAATAAAACTGCTGAATGGTGAATCCGAAGCAAATCAACGATTTGAGCGACTTTTTCGTAATAACCCTGCCTTGATGGCAGTTTCTTCCTTGCCTGAACGAAGGTTTATTGATGTAAATAATACATTTCTGAGCGTTCTCGGTTATTCCCGAGCAGAAGTCATCGGCAAAACCTCTGCTGAACTTAACTTAGCCTTTGACAAAGCCAAACATGATTCACTTGCCGCACTCCTCAAAGACTTCAAGCAATTCTCAAATAAAGAAATGATGATGCGACGAAAAGATGGCGGAGTCATCTACGGGTTATTCTCTGGAGAAACAATCGTAAGTCAGGGTAAGCCATGTTACCTTACTGTCATGATTGACATTTCAGAGCGGAAACGTTTTGAATTCGCGTTGATCGAAAGTGAAGAACGTTACCGGACTTTGTTTGAGCGTAACAAAACTGTGAAGCTTCTCATTGATCCAAAATCCGGTATGATTCTGGAAGCAAATTCAGCAGCAAGTACTTATTATGGTTATGATCATTCTGAGATATTGCAGAAAAACGTCTCTGACATCAATACTCTCACACCGAGTGAAATT includes:
- the recR gene encoding recombination mediator RecR: MPPNLKSPALEEVVKRLSKLPGIGKKAALRMAVHLLETPIDDVEALAEAIRNVKRKIGFCSICGNWTERDPCPICDSLQRDSSLLCVIETPADLMAVEQSGFRGLYHVLGGALSPLDDIGPEQLSFRALMHRIEQGKFLEIIAAMNPTAEGDATAMYLARLVAPLNIKVTRIGFGLPIGSDLRLADEETLSYSLKGRREL
- a CDS encoding PAS domain-containing protein; amino-acid sequence: MENGSTFRNLFESFEEIVVVSTPDGKVLYANNAIERVLGYTVEDLQQMHLLELNPENHRAEAEEIFASMVRGERDVCPLPVVAKSGKIVPVETRVWFGKWDDKDAIFGIIKLLNGESEANQRFERLFRNNPALMAVSSLPERRFIDVNNTFLSVLGYSRAEVIGKTSAELNLAFDKAKHDSLAALLKDFKQFSNKEMMMRRKDGGVIYGLFSGETIVSQGKPCYLTVMIDISERKRFEFALIESEERYRTLFERNKTVKLLIDPKSGMILEANSAASTYYGYDHSEILQKNVSDINTLTPSEIAQELALAELEQQECFHFKHRLANGEIRDVEVHTSPINYQGRNLLYSNIYDVTERKVAERKLVTEHKKLVNVIEGTQAGTWEWNVQTGETVFNERWAEILGYKLSELEPISINTWLQLAHPDDLQLSNELLAKHFAGETQFYDSVCRMKHKEGHWVWIHDRGVVVDWSEDHKPLKMYGTHTDITEVKQQEKRLQNTIDQLNDALDQIKTLRGILPICCVCKKIRDDQGYWNQVEVYVSKHTDAEFTHGMCPECAQKTYPELFDSPS
- the nifJ gene encoding pyruvate:ferredoxin (flavodoxin) oxidoreductase — protein: MPKKYITIDGNEAAAYVAFRTNEVCSIYPITPSSNMGEWADQWAAYGKTNIWGTIPSVVEMQSEGGASGAIHGALQTGALATTFTASQGLLLMIPNMFKIAGELTSTVFHVSARAIAAQALSIFGDHSDINACRTTGWGMLGSASVQEVMDFALISQVATLKSRIPFIHFFDGFRTSHEVNKIEVIPDEIMLKMMEPQLIRAHRERALTPDKPVLRGSAQNPDVYFQGRETVNPFYDVCPKIVQDVMDDFAKLTGRQYRLFEYVGDPNAETVIVLMASGCETVHETVEYLTSKGEKVGVLKVRLYRPFSSEDMIKALPKSVKVITALDRTKEPGGAGEPLYQDILTALAENANEGWATFQNPIKVVGGRYGLASKEFTPAMVKSVFDNAMSAKPKNHFTIGIIDDVSMTSLTWDDNFSTDGDEVIKGVFFGLGADGTVSANKNSIKIIGEETENSAQGYFVYDSKKSGSITTSHLRFGPNKIRSTYLISQANFLGCHQTVFLETYDILKYAKPGAVFLLNTQVAADKVWDTLPRSVQESMIKKQVKFYIIDGYKVAKEAGLGGRINTIMQTCFFAISGILPRDEAIQRIKDSIKKTWAARGDKIVQMNFAAVDSTLANLFEVPLPATVTSSITARAAVAPGAPKYVEEVTSLMILARGDEVKVSQMPIDGTFELSTAQYEKRNIALEVPVWDTDTCIQCGKCVIACPHATIRQKVFPAELMKDAPATFKAVPFKGTEYKGMMYSLQVAVEDCTGCALCVSYCPAKNKSNTALKAINMADQLPLRDAERENWNFFLTLPEVDRKDAKITTVKGSQFLRPLFEFSGACAGCGETPYYKLLTQLYGDRAVIANATGCSSIYGGNLPTTPFAVDANGRGPAWSNSLFEDNAEFGFGFRLTFDKLRDLAILRIKGFAGILGDDLVDGIIQNVDCRDEAGIEAQRDRIKLMKEKLEKIDTDAAKDLLAIADNLVRRSVWIVGGDGWAYDIGYGGLDHVLASGRDVNIMVLDTEVYSNTGGQCSKATPIGAVAKFAAGGKPIGKKDLGLIAMTYGHVYVAQVAMGANDGQTIRAFLEADAYNGPSLIICYSHCIAHGIDMAKGMEHQQRAVNSGNWPMYRYNPMLVAEGKNPLKLDYNQPKIKMGEYMNAQTRFNMLNKSHPDAAKHLLIMAQQHAEAKWTYLEQLAKMTYGTPESN